The proteins below come from a single Demetria terragena DSM 11295 genomic window:
- a CDS encoding Mur ligase family protein: MSARDTPGTSVATTDLRLLDGPNLYFTRPALRVSLSLTGYLDAEESRLQEIAAQLGLPRSAPGEAGTETRGRFLLRLVERVVRRVAKAAGSTRLGVRVRSTAEPGQVVVAVPWNSRARATAIGNGLGPLLASILESGADTALFEDAARSLAAVPVERAPRRQVPKVPVIAITGTNGKTTTTRLVAHISMTAGRRTGWSSTDGVLVQGELIEKGDYSGPAGARAVLDAGVEIAVLETARGGMLRRGLGTSVNDVSVVTNVSADHLGEGGIETLDQLAEVKAIITRVTKPGGWTVLNGDDPRVWAMRTGTKSRVWCFTPDPDSPSLREAVQAGGRGITVMDGDIVVLRPGHDPEHLLPVTDIPMTLAGLSKHNVANALAGAAGALGLGLPVEAVIDGLRTFTPDARLNPGRMNVYSVPLPRGEVATLVLDMAHNESGLDALLTVAEGLRATGQRIVLGLGTGGDRTDDILRDLGEMAGIRADLVHIEHKEKYLRGRTREELTHFFVEGLARAGAAPVAVWDTELAAVKGMLATAVDGDVLPVMVHEHQEQVHDWLIQHGASVDDAEALRQKVVAAHAVEHDVIAVAPTQLDAYHREQVAEAARRLRFGDQDAALQILDSLISG, from the coding sequence ATGTCAGCGCGTGACACCCCGGGAACGTCCGTGGCCACCACGGATCTCCGGCTTCTCGATGGTCCGAATCTGTACTTCACCCGACCTGCCCTGCGGGTATCGCTCAGCCTGACTGGGTACCTCGATGCGGAGGAGAGTCGGCTTCAGGAAATCGCGGCTCAGCTGGGACTGCCTCGCTCTGCACCCGGTGAAGCCGGAACCGAGACCCGAGGGCGTTTCCTGCTGCGACTAGTAGAGCGGGTTGTTCGAAGGGTCGCTAAGGCTGCTGGCAGCACGCGGCTGGGGGTGCGGGTGCGGTCGACGGCAGAGCCCGGGCAGGTCGTCGTCGCGGTCCCGTGGAACTCCAGGGCGCGTGCTACCGCGATCGGCAATGGGCTTGGCCCACTCCTTGCCAGCATCCTTGAATCAGGCGCTGACACAGCGCTTTTCGAGGATGCTGCCCGTTCGCTTGCGGCGGTTCCGGTAGAACGAGCGCCGCGCCGGCAGGTCCCGAAGGTGCCGGTCATTGCAATCACTGGAACCAACGGGAAGACCACGACGACCCGGCTCGTGGCGCACATCAGCATGACGGCCGGGCGGCGTACGGGCTGGAGTTCGACCGACGGCGTGCTCGTGCAGGGCGAACTCATCGAAAAGGGTGACTACTCCGGCCCAGCCGGCGCGCGCGCCGTGCTGGACGCAGGCGTTGAGATCGCTGTGCTTGAAACAGCGCGAGGCGGCATGTTGCGCCGCGGCCTGGGTACGTCGGTCAACGACGTCAGCGTCGTCACCAATGTGAGCGCCGACCACCTGGGCGAAGGTGGCATCGAGACGCTCGACCAGCTCGCTGAGGTCAAAGCGATCATCACGCGCGTCACGAAGCCTGGCGGATGGACTGTCCTCAACGGCGATGACCCGCGCGTCTGGGCGATGCGTACCGGGACCAAGTCGCGTGTCTGGTGTTTCACTCCCGATCCAGATTCCCCGTCGTTGCGCGAGGCCGTGCAGGCGGGCGGACGTGGAATCACGGTGATGGACGGGGACATTGTGGTGCTGCGCCCGGGCCATGACCCCGAGCATTTGCTGCCGGTCACGGACATCCCGATGACGCTGGCTGGTCTGTCAAAGCACAACGTCGCCAACGCCCTGGCCGGTGCCGCTGGTGCGCTTGGTCTTGGACTCCCCGTCGAGGCGGTCATCGACGGGTTGCGCACTTTCACCCCGGATGCGCGACTCAATCCGGGCCGGATGAACGTCTATAGCGTTCCACTGCCGCGCGGTGAAGTCGCGACATTGGTCCTCGACATGGCGCACAACGAGAGTGGATTGGATGCGCTGCTCACGGTGGCCGAAGGTCTGCGCGCTACCGGTCAGCGGATCGTGCTCGGCTTGGGTACGGGTGGTGACCGAACCGACGACATCCTGCGCGATCTGGGGGAGATGGCTGGCATTCGAGCCGACCTTGTGCACATCGAGCACAAAGAGAAGTACCTGCGTGGTCGTACGCGTGAAGAACTGACGCACTTCTTCGTGGAGGGACTCGCGCGGGCCGGCGCAGCTCCAGTTGCGGTGTGGGACACCGAACTCGCGGCAGTTAAGGGAATGTTGGCCACCGCGGTGGACGGCGATGTCTTGCCCGTGATGGTGCACGAGCACCAGGAGCAGGTTCACGACTGGTTGATCCAACACGGGGCGAGCGTTGATGACGCGGAAGCACTCCGGCAGAAGGTCGTCGCTGCGCACGCCGTGGAACACGACGTCATCGCGGTTGCACCCACGCAACTGGACGCATACCACCGAGAGCAGGTCGCTGAGGCGGCCAGGCGCCTACGCTTCGGGGACCAGGACGCCGCACTGCAGATTCTGGACAGCTTGATCAGCGGCTAG
- the fabI gene encoding enoyl-ACP reductase FabI — translation MGLLEGKKILVTGVLMDSSIAFHVAKLAQQEGAEVVLTSFGRTMKITKTIAKRLPSTPEVLELDVTDQEHLDSLAERVGEQVDHLDGVLHSIGFAPPGAFDFMSGTWEDVSTAVHTSAYSLKALATATLPLMTDKASLVGLTFDAKFAWPVYDWMGVAKAAFESTNRYLARDLGAQGIRCNLVAAGPIRTTAARSIPDFVKFEEIWDDRAPLGWDISDPEPAARACAALMSDWFPATTGEIVHVDGGVHAMGQ, via the coding sequence ATGGGCTTGCTTGAAGGAAAGAAGATTCTGGTGACCGGAGTCCTGATGGACTCATCGATCGCCTTTCACGTCGCCAAACTCGCGCAGCAAGAGGGCGCAGAGGTCGTGCTGACCTCCTTTGGCCGCACGATGAAGATCACGAAGACCATTGCCAAGCGGCTCCCGAGCACGCCCGAGGTCCTGGAGCTCGATGTCACCGACCAGGAGCATCTCGACTCGCTCGCGGAGCGCGTCGGGGAGCAGGTTGACCACCTCGACGGTGTCTTGCACTCCATCGGCTTCGCGCCGCCGGGAGCATTCGACTTTATGTCCGGCACGTGGGAAGACGTCAGCACCGCGGTCCACACGTCGGCGTACTCGCTTAAGGCACTAGCGACCGCGACGCTGCCGTTGATGACCGACAAGGCTTCTCTGGTGGGCCTGACCTTCGATGCAAAATTCGCCTGGCCGGTCTATGACTGGATGGGCGTCGCCAAGGCGGCGTTCGAGTCGACCAACCGCTATCTCGCGCGCGATCTGGGAGCGCAGGGCATTCGGTGCAACCTGGTCGCAGCCGGGCCCATTCGCACCACCGCGGCCAGGTCGATTCCCGACTTCGTCAAGTTCGAGGAGATCTGGGACGACCGGGCGCCGTTGGGGTGGGATATATCCGACCCCGAACCAGCCGCTCGGGCCTGCGCGGCGCTGATGTCGGACTGGTTCCCCGCGACGACAGGCGAGATCGTGCATGTTGATGGTGGCGTGCACGCGATGGGGCAGTAG